A genomic region of Canis lupus baileyi chromosome 17, mCanLup2.hap1, whole genome shotgun sequence contains the following coding sequences:
- the SLITRK5 gene encoding SLIT and NTRK-like protein 5, whose amino-acid sequence MHTCCPPVTLEQDLHRKMHSWMLQTLAFALTSLVLSCAETIDYYGEICDNACPCEEKDGILTVSCENRGIISLSEISPPRFPIYHLLLSGNLLNRLYPNEFVNYTGASILHLGSNVIQDIETGAFHGLRGLRRLHLNNNKLELLRDDTFLGLESLEYLQVDYNYISVIEPNAFGKLHLLQVLILNDNLLSSLPNNLFRFVPLTHLDLRGNRLKLLPYVGLLQHMDKVVELQLEENPWNCSCELISLKDWLDSISYSALVGDVVCETPFRLHGRDLDEVSKQELCPRKLISDYEMRPQTPLSTTGYLHTTPASVNSVATSSSAVYKPPLKPPKGTRQPNKPRVRPTSRQPSKDLGYSNYGPSIAYQTKSPVPLECPTACTCNLQISDLGLNVNCQERKIESIAELQPKPYNPKKMYLTENYIAVVRRSDFLEATGLDLLHLGNNRISMIQDRAFGDLTNLRRLYLNGNRIERLSPELFYGLQSLQYLFLQYNLIREIQSGTFDPVPNLQLLFLNNNLLQTMPSGVFSGLTLLRLNLRSNHFTSLPVSGVLDQLKSLIQIDLHDNPWDCTCDVVGMKLWVEQLKVGVLVDEVICKAPKKFAETDMRSIKSELLCPDYSDVVVSTPTPSSIQVPARTSAVTPAVRMNSTGAPAGLGAGGGASSVPLSVLILSLLLVFIMSVFVAAGLFVLVMKRRKKNQSDHTSTNNSDVSSFNMQYSVYSGGGGAGGHPHAHVHHRGPALPKVKTPAGHVYEYIPHPLGHMCKNPIYRSREGNSVEDYKDLHELKVTYSSNHHLQQQPPPPPPPPQPQPPPPPQLQLQPGEEERRESHHLRSPAYSVSTIEPREDLLSPVQDADRFYRGILEPDKHCSTTPAGNSLPEYPKFPCSPAAYTFSPNYDLRRPHQYLHPGAGDSRLREPVLYSPPSAVFVEPNRNEYLELKAKLNVEPDYLEVLEKQTTFSQF is encoded by the coding sequence ATGCACACTTGCTGCCCCCCAGTAACTTTGGAACAGGACCTTCACAGAAAAATGCATAGCTGGATGCTGCAGACTCTAGCGTTTGCTCTAACATCTCTCGTCCTTTCGTGTGCAGAAACCATCGATTATTATGGGGAAATCTGTGACAATGCATGTCCTTGTGAGGAAAAGGATGGCATTTTAACTGTGAGCTGTGAAAACCGGGGGATCATCAGCCTCTCTGAAATTAGCCCTCCCCGGTTCCCAATCTACCACCTCTTGTTGTCTGGAAACCTTTTGAACCGCCTTTATCCCAATGAATTTGTCAATTACACTGGGGCTTCGATTTTGCATCTGGGTAGCAACGTTATCCAGGACATTGAGACTGGGGCTTTCCACGGGCTGCGGGGTTTAAGGAGATTGCATCTGAACAATAATAAGCTGGAACTTCTGCGCGATGATACCTTCCTTGGCCTGGAGAGCCTGGAGTACCTACAGGTCGATTACAATTACATCAGTGTCATTGAACCCAATGCTTTTGGGAAACTGCATTTATTGCAGGTGCTTATCCTCAATGACAATCTCTTGTCTAGTTTACCCAACAACCTTTTCCGTTTTGTGCCCTTAACGCACTTGGACCTGCGGGGGAACCGGCTGAAGCTTCTGCCCTATGTAGGGCTGTTGCAGCACATGGATAAAGTTGTGGAGTTACAGCTGGAAGAAAACCCCTGGAATTGCTCCTGTGAGCTGATCTCTCTCAAGGATTGGCTGGACAGCATCTCCTACTCGGCCCTGGTGGGGGATGTGGTTTGTGAGACCCCCTTCCGCTTACACGGCCGAGATTTGGACGAGGTGTCCAAGCAGGAACTTTGCCCAAGGAAACTTATTTCAGATTATGAGATGAGGCCACAGACGCCTTTGAGCACCACGGGGTATTTACACACTACCCCAGCCTCGGTGAATTCCGTGgccacttcttcctctgctgtttACAAACCCCCCTTAAAGCCCCCTAAGGGGACCCGCCAACCCAACAAGCCCCGAGTGCGCCCCACCTCTCGGCAGCCCTCCAAGGATTTGGGCTACAGCAACTACGGCCCCAGCATCGCCTACCAGACCAAATCTCCGGTGCCTTTGGAGTGTCCCACCGCGTGCACTTGCAATCTACAAATCTCCGATCTGGGCCTCAACGTCAACTGCCAGGAGCGCAAAATCGAGAGCATCGCAGAGCTGCAGCCCAAGCCCTACAACCCCAAGAAAATGTATCTGACGGAGAATTACATTGCTGTTGTGCGCAGAAGCGACTTCCTGGAGGCCACGGGGCTGGACCTCCTACACCTGGGCAACAACCGCATCTCAATGATCCAGGACCGCGCCTTCGGGGATCTCACCAACCTGAGGCGCCTCTACCTGAATGGCAACAGGATTGAGAGGCTGAGCCCGGAGTTGTTCTACGGCCTGCAAAGCCTGCAGTATCTCTTCCTCCAGTACAATCTCATACGTGAGATTCAGTCTGGGACTTTCGATCCGGTCCCCAACCTCCAGCTGCTATTCCTGAATAACAACCTCCTGCAGACCATGCCCTCAGGCGTCTTCTCGGGCCTGACCCTTCTCAGGCTGAACCTAAGGAGTAACCACTTCACCTCCTTGCCCGTGAGTGGAGTTCTGGACCAGCTGAAATCCCTCATCCAAATCGACCTGCATGACAACCCCTGGGATTGTACCTGCGACGTGGTGGGCATGAAGCTGTGGGTCGAGCAGCTCAAAGTGGGCGTCTTGGTGGACGAGGTCATCTGCAAGGCGCCCAAGAAGTTTGCGGAGACGGACATGCGCTCCATTAAGTCGGAGCTGCTGTGTCCAGACTACTCCGACGTGGTGGTTTCCACGCCCACGCCCTCCTCCATCCAGGTCCCGGCGAGGACCAGCGCGGTGACCCCGGCCGTCCGGATGAACAGCACCGGGGCCCCCGCGGGCTTGGGCGCGGGCGGAGGTGCGTCGTCGGTGCCCTTGTCGGTGTTAATCCTCAGCCTGCTGCTGGTTTTCATCATGTCCGTCTTCGTGGCCGCCGGGCTCTTCGTGCTGGTGATGAAGCGCAGGAAGAAGAACCAGAGCGACCACACCAGCACCAACAATTCCGACGTGAGCTCCTTCAACATGCAGTACAGCGTGtacagcggcggcggcggcgcgggaggGCACCCGCACGCGCACGTGCACCACCGCGGGCCCGCGCTGCCCAAGGTGAAGACGCCCGCGGGCCACGTGTACGAGTACATCCCCCATCCCCTGGGCCACATGTGCAAAAACCCCATCTACCGCTCCCGAGAGGGCAACTCCGTGGAGGATTACAAAGACCTGCACGAGCTCAAGGTCACCTACAGCAGCAACCACCACCTgcagcagcagccgccgccgccgccgccgccgccgcagccacagccgccgcccccgccgcagTTGCAGCTGCAGccgggggaggaggagaggcggGAAAGCCACCACTTGCGGAGTCCCGCCTACAGCGTCAGCACCATCGAGCCCCGGGAGGACCTACTGTCGCCGGTGCAGGACGCCGACCGCTTTTACAGGGGCATTTTAGAACCAGACAAACACTGCTCCACCACCCCCGCCGGCAACAGCCTCCCGGAATATCCCAAATTCCCGTGCAGCCCAGCTGCTTACACTTTCTCCCCCAACTATGACCTGAGACGCCCCCATCAGTATTTGCACCCGGGGGCAGGGGACAGCAGGCTGCGGGAACCGGTGCTCTACAGCCCCCCCAGTGCTGTCTTTGTAGAACCCAACCGGAACGAGTATCTGGagttaaaagcaaaactaaacgTTGAGCCGGACTACCTCGAAGTGCTGGAAAAACAGACCACATTTAGCCAGTTCTAA